In the genome of Helicovermis profundi, the window TTAGTTGTATTAGCAGAAGATTTAGAAAAAATAGAAGATGACAAAATAAAAGATGTTTTAGTGAATTTAGTAATAGTAAACGGAAAACTATAAATGAATTTCTTGGATTCAGAGGGAGTTTTTACTTCCGCTAAATCTTAGAAAACATAATCCAGGGCCTTTTTAGAGTTCTTTATCCCCCACTTTTTTAAGAAGTGGGGGTATTAGAACTTTAAGGCATCGGATAAAATTTTCGTTTACTTTTTAATCAATTTATGATAAAGTGTTTTAGTGAATTTAATAAGACAGTTCGTAACCATCCTGTCTCAAAATAAAACTAGGATTAGTATTAAAGGGCCAACCTTTAGTTTATTTTGAGATGTTTATTTTTAAGCATCTCTTTATTTTTTTTGGGAGTAAAATATGAAAAAAATTGGTGTAACAACTACAGTACCTTCTGAAATATTAATAGCAGCAGGCTACAAAATAGTTGATTTAAATAATTTATTTATTACAAGTAAAGATTATAAAAAATATATTGATATTGCTGAAAAAGATGGATTTCCTAAAAGTCTATGTGCATGGATAAAGGGAATTTATGGAGCGTGTATATCAAATAATATAAAAGAAATTATAGGAGTAATTGAAGGCGATTGTTCTAATACAAAAGTGTTAACAACAATATTAGAGAAAAAAGGTATTAAAGTATATCCCTTTAAGTATCCTCATGGTAGAAAATTAATAGATATTAAAAAATCACTTGATAACTTAATGTGTCTTTTTGATGTTTCTTATGAGCAAGTAGAAAAAATAAGAAAAGAATTGAATGAAATTAGAGGATTTGCGAGAAACTTAGATTTATTAACCTATAAAGAAATGAAAACTTCAGGTTTTGAAAACCATTTATATCAAGTTTCTTTAAGTGATTTTAATATGGATCATATACAGTTTAAAGAAAATTTAAGGGAAAAAATTAATGAAATTAATTTAAGAGAAAGTAGAAAGTATAAAATTAGATTAGGATATATTGGCGTTCCTCCAATGACAGGAGATATATATGAATTTGTAAATAAATACGATGCTGAAATTATATATAACGAAGTTCAAAGAGAATTTGCATTTCCAAGAGCGAATCTAAATGAAGATATTTATCATCAATATTTGGATTACACTTATCCATATGATTTTGATTTTAGAATTGAAGAAATAAAAAAACAAGTTAAAGAAAGAAAGCTTGATGCAATTATTCATTATACTCAGGCCTTCTGTTATAGGGCACTTGAAGATGGATTATTAAAAGATGAACTTGATATACCAATTTTAAGTATTGAAGGCGACAAAGAAAATACTTTAGATGCTAGAACAAAGCTAAGAATTGAAGCATTTTTAGATATGTTGGTTGATAAGATTTAGTGAAATTTATATATACTTAAGTAATTAAAAGTTTTTTATTTAAGATAGGGGAAGTTATGAATATTTTAGGTATTGATATGGGTTCTAGAGAAGTAAAAATTGTTATATATAAAGAAGATAAAATTATTTATAAAAATAAGATTAGTACTATGAGTTTCTACAGAGATTATTGTGAATATGATGAAAAACTAAAAGTAAATATAAAAAAAATTACAAATTTAAAGATTGATAGAGCGGTTTCAACAGGTTATGGAAAAAATAATACAGATTTAAGTGATTTTGTTCAAATAAATGAGATAAAAGCACATGCTTACGGGGCAATGCATCAATTAAAAGAAGATGATTTTATTTTGCTTGATGTAGGTGGACAAGATGTAAAAGCAATTAAAATTGAAAAGGGAATTGTTACTGATTTGGATTTAAATGATAAATGCGCTGCCTCGTGTGGTAGATATTTAGAAAATATGGCAAATGTTCTGGAAGTAACGCTTGAAACTATGTCATCGCATACAGAAAATCCAATTAATTTAAATTCAACTTGTGCTGTTTTTTCAGAGTCAGAATTAATTGGTAAAATTGCAGAAGGCGTTTCAGTTGAAAGACTATGCGCTGGAGTGAATTATTCCATGTACAAAAGATTAAGGCCGCTTCTTAGTAAGTTTTTAGGAAAAAAATTAGTTGTAAGTGGTGGTGTAGCAAAAAATAATGCTATTAGAGATTTTTTAAAGCAAGATTACAATGAAGTAATAACTTTAGATATGCCAGAATTTAATGGCGCTATTGGTTGTTGCATATATGCGAATAATAGATTTGGAGGAAAATAAATGTACTTATTAAAATCAGAATCAAGTTTTGATAGTGCTCATTTTTTACATGGGTACAAAGGCAAATGCAGTAATATACATGGACATAGATGGAGAGTTGAAGCAAATGTTTATGCAGATGAACTTCAGGAAAAAGGAGAACTTAAAGGGATGGTGATAGACTTTGGAGATATAAAATCAGCTCTTAAAGATATTGCTGATTTTTTTGACCATAGTTTAATATATGAAAAGGGAACATTAAACTTAGAATTAATAAAACTTTTAAATAATGAAAATTTTAGATTGATTGAAGTTAAATTTAGACCAACTGCAGAAAATTTTGCAAAGCATATTTTTGATCTTTTAGAAGAAAAAGAGTTTAACGTTGTAAGTGTAACAGTATATGAAACACCAAGTAATTCTGCTACATATGTTAAGTAGAGGAGTAAAGTGATGTATAAAATTGTAGAAAAATTTGTAAGTATTAATGGTGAAGGCAAAAAAGGTGGAGAGCTTGCAGTTTTTATAAGATTTAAAGGATGCAACCTTAATTGCAGTTATTGTGATACAAAATGGGCAAATAAAGATGATGCAGTATTTGAAAGTATGACAAAAGAAGAAATCTATGATTATATAAAAAAAACTAATGTTAAAAATGTTACTTTGACCGGAGGAGAACCCTTAATTCAAGAAAACATATTAAAACTAATAGATTTTCTTTTAAAAGATGAGCTAATAGAGTTAGAAATTGAAACAAATGGAAGTGTAGATATTAGTTTATTTAGAGAAAATATTAGTTCTAAAAGACTATCATTTACTATAGATTACAAATCAATTAGTTCTGGAATGAATAAATATATGTTTTTAGATAATTTAAAATATGTAAGAAACAATGATACAGTAAAATTTGTATGCGGAAGTGATGAAGATTTATTAGATATGTATTTTGTAATAAAAAAATATAAATTAGATTTAACTACAAGCGTATATATAAGCTCGGTTTTTGGAGAAATAAAGCCAAAAAGAATTGTTGAATTTATGATAGATAAAAACTTAAATAATGTAAGGTTTCAAATTCAAATGCATAAAATTATTTGGCAACCAGATATGATTGGAGTTTAAGTAAATTAGTTTATTATAGTTGGATTTTGCTAGAGAATTAAAAAAAATGAATGAATTGAAATACAAAGGAGAATATAAATGAGTAAATCAAAAGCAGTAGTAGTTTTTTCTGGTGGACAAGATAGTACAACCTGTCTATTTTGGGCAAAAAAGAGATATGATGAAGTTATAGCAGTTTCATTTGATTATGGTCAAAAACATATTAAAGAACTAGATTGTGCAAAAAAAATATGTAAAGATCATTTTATTGAACATCATATTTTAGATATGAGTCTACTTAACCAATTGGCACCTAATTCATTAACTAGAGCGGATATGGAAGTAGAAAAAGAAGCGAAAGATGGCGAGCTTCCAAATTCCTTTGTAGAGGGAAGAAATATGCTTTTCTTTACTTTTGTAGCTATTTTTGCTAAAGGAAGAGGCATTAAAGATATAATTACAGGAGTATCACAAAGTGATTTTTCTGGTTATCCTGATTGTAGAGATATTTTTGTTAAATCTCTTAATGTTTCATTAAATCTTGCAATGGATTATGAATTTATTATAAGTACTCCTCTTATGTGGATAGATAAAGAAGCAACATGGAAAATGGCATATGAACTTGGAGTATTAGATCTTGTTAAGAATGAAACATTAACATGTTATAATGGTATAGTTGGTGATGGCTGCGGAGAATGTCCTTCATGTAAACTTAGACAAAAGGGATACGATAATTTTATTAGAAATAATAAGTAAAAATTAACTATACTTTGAGTTTATATATAATAATTTTAAAAAAATATTATTGAAAATTGAAATTAGGGGTATATATATATAATAGAGTAGGTGATGTTATGAATGTTATTTCTGTAAATAGTATTAATAACTATCAAAGCTCAAAATATAATCGTAAGAGCCCTAAACAGATAAATAATAAGGTAAGCAGAAAAAAAGCTTTGAAAGTGAGTGTAGATTTAAAAGCAAAACCAAAGTCACATAAAATTCAAACTTATGCTGATCTAAAAAAAAAGGCATATGAAGAAAGAAATAGAACTAGATTTGATCTATTAATATAGCTACCGTTTGGTGGCTATTTTTATTTTGATAAACAATTGACAAACACATAATAAAGATATATACTTTACAAATGTGGTAAATACAATAATAGTAAAAAATGGGGGTAAGTATGAGCATAGATACAAATAGTTTAGCACTAAATAAAGATCTTAGAGCTAAATCAAGAGAAGATTTAAAGGGAAATTGGGGAAAAGCAGTTTTAACTTATTTAGTTTATATGGTAATTTTGGTACCAATTGCATTAATTCCACTAGTAGGTAATTTTGTAATGCTATTTCTTGAACCACCTTTAATCCTTGGTATGATTATTTTTTATTTGAATATTGTTAGAAAAAATGATCCAGAAATAAAGAATGTATTTTTAGGCTTTTCTTACTATGGTAAATCACTTGGTGTTTTTCTTTTAGTTATTTTATATACTTTTCTTTGGTCTATTTTATTAATTATACCAGGCATAATTAAAGCGTATAGTTATTCGATGACATTTTATATTGTAGCAGATAATCCTGAAGTTGGCTTTAATGAAGCTATAAGATTAAGTAGTAAAATGATGAATGGTTCAAAATTTAAGTTATTTACTCTACAACTAAGTTTTATTGGATGGGGATTATTATCATTACTGACACTCGGAATCGGCTCAATATGGGTAAGTGTTTATCAAATGACTGCAATGGCTAATTTCTATGAAGATTTAAAGAGAAATTATATAGACGAAGATATTTTTGAAAATAATAATAATCAAGAAGAAATCAAAATAAATTTAGAAAAATAAATATTGTATTAAAAGAAAAATACTTATATTACTATAGTATTACAGTTTGGGAGAAACCTTGATATAAAAAAACTTATATGATATTCTCTTATACAGATAACGTTGTTAATAAAAAAAGGAGGTCAAAACTATGAGCAGTAAATTAAATGTATGTAAAGTTGCATCAGCGAAATTTAATTCTAAATTAAATATAGAAAACTCTATTAAAGCTTGTAGTTGTATAAAATTGACCATTTCTAGGAAAAATGCGTTATTTTAATACAATATTTATATTAAACATATAAAATCACAAAGCTTAGCTTTGTGATTTATTTTTTTTTGAAAAGAAAACCGGTGCGAAATTTTGTATAAGTATACTCATCAAGCAAAGCTTGTAAAGAGGATACTTATATAAAATTTCATAGTGAGTTTACTCACGTAAGTCATGAAAAAAGCAAGCGTAGCTTGCGTTTCATGACTTGAACCGTAATCCAAGGAATTTATTTATAAAGAAACAAAGGGGGAAATTATTTTGAATTTACTAAATAAAGTGTTAAAACCATATAAATCACTTCCAAAAGAAGTTTATATTATATTTTTTGCAAGGATGATTAATGCAGCAGGGATGTTTGTATTTCCACTACTTACACTATTGCTTACAAAAAAAATAGGACTCAAAACAGACTATGTTGGTTATATTATTGCACTAATGGGGATTGTGTTTTCTGTGACGTCATTAATTGGAGGTAAATTAGTAGATAGTTTTGGAAGAAAAAAAGTCATTATTATTTTTGACTCACTTGCAATTATAAGTTTTATTATGTGTTCATTTCTTAAGCCGAGTATGCTGATGGTTGGTCTTATAATACTTGCAGGGTCCTTTATGGGTATGAGTGATCCAGGGCATAATGCTCTTCTTGCAGATGTTACATCACCAGAAAATCGTGATGGATCATATTCTTTAAGTTATTTAGGATTTAATATAGGATTTATTTTAGGACCTATGATTGGCGGGATGTTATTTGATAAACATCTAAAATTATTTTTTATAATTGATGCAGTGACAGCATTCATAAGTTTAATGCTAATAGTATTTTTTATTGGTGAAACAATTGGTATGACAGAGGATATTGATGAAAGTAGAAATATGGAACAAAAAGTTGAAGGTTCAATATTAAAAGTTATATTAAAAAGACCAATATTATTAGTATTTTCTTTAATATTATTAGGTTATAATTTTACCTATTCTCAGTGGGGATTTTTAATGCCTTATCATGCAAGTCAAAATTTTACTGATGGTGTAGCATTTTATGGTAAAATTGCAAGTTTAAACGGATTTGTAGTGATGGTATTTACACCAATATTAACTTATTTGTTTATTAAAAAGACAAATATAAATAAAGTGGCTTTTGGTGGTATATTGTACACCTTAGGTTTTGGAATGCTTGGTTTTTATGATACTAAGTTAGGATTTATTATTTCAGCTTTTACATTTACACTAGGTGAAATACTTATAACTACTGGTTTTATGCCATTTATTGCAAATCATACACCATCTTCACACAGAGGTAGGATGAGTTCGGTTTTACCAATGATAATGGGGTTAGGATATGTACTTGGACCAGTTATAGTTGGGAAAATGATATTATTTGAATCTATTTCTTATGCTTGGAAAATTATTGGTCTTGTAATGTTTGTATCAACCTTATTTATGTATATGCTACTTATTTGGGAAGGGAAAAAATCTAAAATAGCTAAAAATTACCAAAAACAAGTTCAAGAAGATTTTATGTAATATCTTAAAAATAAAAAAACAAAATGCAATCAATTAATTGATTGCATTTTGTTTTTTAGCAGTTAAATACGAAAATATTGAAGTGAGTAAGGCAGTTATTGACACAATTAGCCAAAGAATTCTAATAGAGAACAAATGTATTAGGATTCCAGACATTACAATTCCAAGAGTTGTACCAAGTGAAAAAGCAATAGAACTTATAGCGTAAAAACGTCCTCTATAATTTATAGGTGAATTATTTGCAATATATACTCCTGAATTTGTAACAATAAGTACTTCTCCAATTGTCCAAATAAAAGTAGAAACTATAAACATAAAAAAATTGTTAATAAAAAAAATCATTCCAAAACCAAGTGCGTAAGTAATACCTGCAATTGACATATTAATAAGAGGTTTAAAATCTTTTGTTAATTTTAAGAGAATAGCAGAAACTACTAGTACTGTAATGGCATTAACACTCATAATAAAACCAAAATAAGTTGGACCTTTTGATAAAAACAATGTATTTAACATTAAAGGTAGAGCAAATCTGTGTTGTGAATAAATAAAACTAAGTAAAGTTGATATTAAAAGAAAAAATAAAAAGTTTGGTTTTTTTCTTAATATATTAATAATGTTTTCTTCACTATGTTCTTCTTCTTTGCTTGCAACTATATTATTTTGATTAGTTTTCTTAATAAAAATGAATACAAGTATAACTGCAATAAAAGAAGAAAAAGCATCACCTAAAAAAAGAAGAGTTAGAAAATTGTTAAATAGAAATCCAGCAATAATTGGACCGATGGCTACACCAATATTGATTCCTAAATATATAAGTGAATATCCTGCTTGTCTGTTTTTAGGATTAACACTATCAGCAACTATAGCGCTAATTGACGGACGAACTGCACCATTAAAAAACATAGCACCGCTTAGAAAAATTGTAATAAATAAAATATTATTTAAAAATGGAATTGGTAGTAAAAAAACTCCTGCCAAGGTTTGCATAATTAAATATGTGATTTTTCTGCCTATTTTATCTGATAGATAACCACCAACTTGTGATCCTGGTAATGTCATAATTGCAACAATTGAAACTATTGTTCCAGATTCAACAACGGATACTCCCATTTTTTGTACAAGGAAAAAAGTTAAAAAGGGCATTACAAATCCACCCATTCTATTAATCACTTGTGCTAAAAAAAGTATATAAACACTTCTTGATAGATTTCTATAAATACTAAATAATTTCAAAACATCACCTTCTTAGAGAATTATATAAAAATAACTATATAATTGATACAATAAAATGATGAAATTTTGGTAATACTTCATAAAAATATATTAGTTTTTACTAAAAGATTGAAAATTCACTTAAAATACAATATTATATAATTAGCGTTATAGTTTTAAAAACACAACGGCGAGGGAGTGATAATATATATAAGAATATATTTTTAACGGGAGATATAAATGTTGGTAAATCAACAATTATCAATAATTATTTAAGCTTGATTAAATATGATAATGTCTCAGGATTCAAAACACTACCTTTCTATGAGAATTCAGACCTTAAAGGTTATTACATGGAAGATTTATTAGAAGAGAATTTAGTGCATAATAAAAAAATGGGATTTTTAGAGAAGAATGTAACAAATATTGATAAAAAAAGTATTGTAGGTATAAACGAATACCATGGATTGGGAAAAAAATGCTATGGGTTTCCTATAAATTATGATGAATATGGTGTTAAAATTTTAAAAAAATCTTTTTTTTCTTCAGCAAATATTATTATAATGGATGAATTAGGTTTTTTTGAAAGAAAATCTAAAAAGTTTACTAAAGAAGTATTTAAAATACTAAAAAGTGATAAAAGGGTACTTGGTGTTATTAAGAAAAGACGTAATGAATTCCTTGATGGAGTTGTAAATTTAGAAAATGTTAAAGTAATTGAAGTTACACTTAGTAATAGAGATAAAATTTTAGATGAAATTATTTTAGAGTGGGGGATTTAAAATGAAAAAAAATATAAGATCAATTATTTTAGTAGTTTTGATATTAATTATTAGTTTATCACTTGTTGCTTGCAATAAAAGTTCTAGTGTAAATAATAATATAAATTCTAAAGATAATCAAAGCATTAAAATTGATGAAAAAAATACGGATGATAGTTCTTCAGTGAAAGAACTAAGAATCGTAACTACATATAAGCCTGCAACAAATATAGTGTTAGCGCTTGGAGGCGTAAAAAATTTAGTTGGAGCTAACGATAGTGCTCTTAAAGATAAGCTAATTAATTCATTAGATTCTACTGCAAAAGACAGAATTCTAGAGATTGGTAGTAAAAAACATGGTATAAATATAGAAGAGGTAGTTTCTTTAAAACCGGATTTGGTAATTATGTTTCCAACAAAAGATACAGATGAAACTGTAAAGAAATTAGAAAATCAAGGAATAAAAGTTGTAAGCATTTATCCTGAAAATATCGAGTTACTTCAAAATGAAATTTTAAATATTGCAAATGCCATG includes:
- a CDS encoding DUF975 family protein, which gives rise to MSIDTNSLALNKDLRAKSREDLKGNWGKAVLTYLVYMVILVPIALIPLVGNFVMLFLEPPLILGMIIFYLNIVRKNDPEIKNVFLGFSYYGKSLGVFLLVILYTFLWSILLIIPGIIKAYSYSMTFYIVADNPEVGFNEAIRLSSKMMNGSKFKLFTLQLSFIGWGLLSLLTLGIGSIWVSVYQMTAMANFYEDLKRNYIDEDIFENNNNQEEIKINLEK
- a CDS encoding nucleoside-triphosphatase; translated protein: MFLTGDINVGKSTIINNYLSLIKYDNVSGFKTLPFYENSDLKGYYMEDLLEENLVHNKKMGFLEKNVTNIDKKSIVGINEYHGLGKKCYGFPINYDEYGVKILKKSFFSSANIIIMDELGFFERKSKKFTKEVFKILKSDKRVLGVIKKRRNEFLDGVVNLENVKVIEVTLSNRDKILDEIILEWGI
- a CDS encoding MFS transporter, translating into MNLLNKVLKPYKSLPKEVYIIFFARMINAAGMFVFPLLTLLLTKKIGLKTDYVGYIIALMGIVFSVTSLIGGKLVDSFGRKKVIIIFDSLAIISFIMCSFLKPSMLMVGLIILAGSFMGMSDPGHNALLADVTSPENRDGSYSLSYLGFNIGFILGPMIGGMLFDKHLKLFFIIDAVTAFISLMLIVFFIGETIGMTEDIDESRNMEQKVEGSILKVILKRPILLVFSLILLGYNFTYSQWGFLMPYHASQNFTDGVAFYGKIASLNGFVVMVFTPILTYLFIKKTNINKVAFGGILYTLGFGMLGFYDTKLGFIISAFTFTLGEILITTGFMPFIANHTPSSHRGRMSSVLPMIMGLGYVLGPVIVGKMILFESISYAWKIIGLVMFVSTLFMYMLLIWEGKKSKIAKNYQKQVQEDFM
- the queC gene encoding 7-cyano-7-deazaguanine synthase QueC — protein: MSKSKAVVVFSGGQDSTTCLFWAKKRYDEVIAVSFDYGQKHIKELDCAKKICKDHFIEHHILDMSLLNQLAPNSLTRADMEVEKEAKDGELPNSFVEGRNMLFFTFVAIFAKGRGIKDIITGVSQSDFSGYPDCRDIFVKSLNVSLNLAMDYEFIISTPLMWIDKEATWKMAYELGVLDLVKNETLTCYNGIVGDGCGECPSCKLRQKGYDNFIRNNK
- a CDS encoding MFS transporter; this encodes MKLFSIYRNLSRSVYILFLAQVINRMGGFVMPFLTFFLVQKMGVSVVESGTIVSIVAIMTLPGSQVGGYLSDKIGRKITYLIMQTLAGVFLLPIPFLNNILFITIFLSGAMFFNGAVRPSISAIVADSVNPKNRQAGYSLIYLGINIGVAIGPIIAGFLFNNFLTLLFLGDAFSSFIAVILVFIFIKKTNQNNIVASKEEEHSEENIINILRKKPNFLFFLLISTLLSFIYSQHRFALPLMLNTLFLSKGPTYFGFIMSVNAITVLVVSAILLKLTKDFKPLINMSIAGITYALGFGMIFFINNFFMFIVSTFIWTIGEVLIVTNSGVYIANNSPINYRGRFYAISSIAFSLGTTLGIVMSGILIHLFSIRILWLIVSITALLTSIFSYLTAKKQNAIN
- a CDS encoding 2-hydroxyacyl-CoA dehydratase family protein; the encoded protein is MKKIGVTTTVPSEILIAAGYKIVDLNNLFITSKDYKKYIDIAEKDGFPKSLCAWIKGIYGACISNNIKEIIGVIEGDCSNTKVLTTILEKKGIKVYPFKYPHGRKLIDIKKSLDNLMCLFDVSYEQVEKIRKELNEIRGFARNLDLLTYKEMKTSGFENHLYQVSLSDFNMDHIQFKENLREKINEINLRESRKYKIRLGYIGVPPMTGDIYEFVNKYDAEIIYNEVQREFAFPRANLNEDIYHQYLDYTYPYDFDFRIEEIKKQVKERKLDAIIHYTQAFCYRALEDGLLKDELDIPILSIEGDKENTLDARTKLRIEAFLDMLVDKI
- a CDS encoding acyl-CoA dehydratase activase: MNILGIDMGSREVKIVIYKEDKIIYKNKISTMSFYRDYCEYDEKLKVNIKKITNLKIDRAVSTGYGKNNTDLSDFVQINEIKAHAYGAMHQLKEDDFILLDVGGQDVKAIKIEKGIVTDLDLNDKCAASCGRYLENMANVLEVTLETMSSHTENPINLNSTCAVFSESELIGKIAEGVSVERLCAGVNYSMYKRLRPLLSKFLGKKLVVSGGVAKNNAIRDFLKQDYNEVITLDMPEFNGAIGCCIYANNRFGGK
- the queD gene encoding 6-carboxytetrahydropterin synthase QueD, with protein sequence MYLLKSESSFDSAHFLHGYKGKCSNIHGHRWRVEANVYADELQEKGELKGMVIDFGDIKSALKDIADFFDHSLIYEKGTLNLELIKLLNNENFRLIEVKFRPTAENFAKHIFDLLEEKEFNVVSVTVYETPSNSATYVK